One window from the genome of Treponema sp. OMZ 838 encodes:
- a CDS encoding sulfide/dihydroorotate dehydrogenase-like FAD/NAD-binding protein, translating into MHTILEKKQFSKDVFYLRVAAPEIARQRKAGQFVIIQLDIDYGERVPLTIADADPDAGWIALVVQAVGATTIKLCQKEVGDSVAAILGPLGNPTHITKVGKVVCVGGGIGTAPLHPIAQAYKRAGNEVVIIIGGRTKELVIFEEEMRKIADELIIVTDDGSYGRKALVTEPLKEICESAAPPQEVIAIGPPIMMKFCAATTRPFNIHTVVSLNTIMIDGTGMCGGCRVTVDGKTKFVCVDGPEFDGHKVDFDNMMMRMKAFKEREDHDRHVCRIGLSNGAN; encoded by the coding sequence ATTCACACAATTTTAGAGAAGAAACAATTCTCAAAAGATGTTTTCTATTTGCGCGTTGCTGCGCCGGAAATTGCCCGTCAGAGAAAGGCGGGACAATTTGTCATTATTCAGCTTGATATCGATTACGGCGAGCGTGTTCCGCTTACCATCGCCGATGCCGATCCTGACGCGGGGTGGATCGCGCTTGTCGTTCAGGCGGTTGGAGCTACCACGATTAAGCTCTGTCAGAAAGAGGTGGGAGATTCGGTTGCGGCAATCCTCGGGCCGCTCGGCAATCCCACTCATATCACAAAAGTCGGAAAGGTAGTGTGCGTCGGCGGCGGCATTGGTACGGCGCCTTTACACCCGATTGCCCAAGCCTATAAGCGTGCGGGTAATGAAGTTGTTATCATCATCGGCGGGCGTACAAAAGAACTCGTTATTTTCGAGGAAGAAATGCGTAAGATAGCGGATGAACTCATTATCGTAACCGATGACGGAAGCTACGGCAGAAAAGCGCTGGTTACCGAACCGCTCAAAGAAATTTGCGAAAGCGCCGCGCCGCCTCAAGAGGTTATTGCAATCGGCCCGCCGATTATGATGAAATTCTGCGCAGCAACAACCCGTCCGTTCAATATTCACACAGTGGTCTCGTTAAATACGATTATGATCGACGGTACCGGAATGTGCGGCGGCTGCCGCGTTACGGTTGACGGAAAGACAAAGTTTGTCTGCGTAGACGGTCCTGAATTTGACGGACATAAAGTCGATTTTGACAACATGATGATGCGGATGAAAGCGTTTAAGGAACGGGAAGATCACGATCGTCATGTATGCAGAATCGGGCTGTCGAACGGAGCCAATTAA
- a CDS encoding metal ABC transporter ATP-binding protein, with amino-acid sequence MVCIQNLSFKYGAGKKVLFENLCLTIKQGAYISIVGENGTGKSTLIKLILGLLTPDTGSIRCNARSIGYVPQKKAAITGFPITVYETLNSYRILRKQHDKGIIDRYLSDVRLLDYKYALAGTLSGGQLQKMYIARALIGEPDLLILDEPSTGIDIQSQQEIYTFIKKLNTEQGLTVISVEHNLDAAVLNSTDIFHLANGCGHLCNPQKYAAEFLHFRRPPYNSDTRLS; translated from the coding sequence ATGGTCTGTATTCAGAATTTATCGTTTAAGTACGGCGCCGGTAAAAAAGTATTATTTGAAAATCTCTGCCTTACGATTAAGCAAGGGGCGTACATCTCGATTGTCGGAGAAAACGGCACGGGAAAAAGTACCTTGATAAAGCTGATTCTTGGACTGCTGACTCCCGATACGGGGAGTATCCGCTGCAACGCACGCAGTATCGGCTATGTACCGCAAAAAAAGGCGGCGATAACGGGCTTTCCCATTACCGTTTACGAAACCTTAAATTCCTATCGGATATTACGTAAGCAGCACGATAAAGGCATCATCGACCGCTATCTTTCGGATGTCCGGCTGCTTGATTACAAGTATGCTTTGGCGGGGACGCTGTCCGGCGGGCAGCTGCAAAAAATGTATATTGCTCGCGCCCTTATCGGGGAGCCGGACTTGCTCATCCTCGATGAACCGTCAACGGGAATCGACATACAGAGCCAGCAGGAAATTTATACCTTTATTAAAAAACTGAATACGGAGCAAGGATTGACGGTTATCTCCGTTGAGCATAACCTCGACGCGGCAGTGCTCAACTCAACCGATATTTTCCATCTCGCAAACGGATGCGGGCACCTCTGCAATCCGCAAAAATATGCCGCGGAGTTTCTTCACTTCCGCCGTCCGCCGTACAATTCGGATACACGGCTCTCATGA
- a CDS encoding HDOD domain-containing protein yields the protein MDNVATIPVDKNKIKQAVQMNIPISINTYTLPKETENYIVDVAKAFLSVIHQDAIQDYIVYCLSELTTNAKKANTKRVYFKEKGFDIYDQKSYDEGMLNFKQESLENIDYYLQQQKKAGLYIKVIMQVKQGNIIFEVRNNVQMVATEFKRIFDRMVVARDYENMDQAFMQAIDDTEGAGLGLIIMLLMLKKIGLQEDAFQLISEKDLTINRITIPVDFEANRHLVELTKTIVNYIDEIPQFPEKIMQIQHLINDPNATMGTIASFISDDIALTTDLLKLVNSVAFGLTKECMSITEAVKMAGIRGIQHLLYSVGTLQVLKVTGNEQKRLWDHTYRCAFFAYNLAKMQGKTKLLEEIYVCALLHDLGKIVFSSIYPEVLEKIDDLKAEKNIPDQVIKSVMSGMEHQAIGVAVAEKWHLPAAIINTIKYQYEPEAAPKKYYELISTVSFAEFMLQFFDGNISYYQIPPILLRQHNIENEAQLREICEKLNAKFHEPA from the coding sequence ATGGATAATGTTGCAACTATACCGGTAGATAAAAACAAGATTAAACAAGCGGTGCAGATGAATATCCCCATCTCGATTAATACCTATACGCTCCCCAAGGAAACGGAAAACTATATTGTCGATGTTGCAAAGGCTTTCCTTAGCGTAATTCATCAAGATGCAATTCAAGACTATATTGTCTATTGTCTCAGTGAACTGACAACGAACGCGAAAAAGGCAAATACAAAACGGGTGTATTTTAAAGAAAAAGGCTTTGATATTTATGATCAGAAGTCCTATGACGAAGGTATGCTCAATTTTAAACAAGAAAGTCTCGAGAACATCGATTATTATCTGCAGCAACAAAAAAAAGCAGGTCTTTATATTAAAGTTATTATGCAGGTAAAGCAAGGAAACATTATTTTCGAAGTACGCAATAATGTCCAAATGGTCGCAACTGAATTCAAACGTATTTTCGACCGAATGGTGGTTGCACGGGACTATGAAAATATGGATCAAGCTTTTATGCAGGCCATCGATGATACGGAAGGTGCGGGACTTGGTTTAATTATCATGCTTCTCATGCTGAAAAAAATCGGATTGCAAGAAGATGCGTTCCAATTGATTTCGGAAAAAGACTTAACGATTAACCGGATTACCATTCCGGTTGATTTTGAAGCGAACCGGCACCTTGTAGAATTGACGAAGACGATTGTCAATTACATTGACGAAATTCCGCAATTTCCCGAAAAAATTATGCAAATACAGCATCTTATCAACGATCCGAATGCGACAATGGGGACAATTGCCTCTTTTATCAGTGATGACATTGCATTAACAACCGACCTGTTAAAACTTGTTAACTCTGTTGCATTCGGGCTTACAAAGGAATGTATGAGTATTACCGAAGCGGTTAAAATGGCCGGTATACGGGGTATTCAGCATCTGTTGTATTCCGTTGGAACGCTGCAAGTTTTAAAAGTAACGGGGAATGAGCAAAAAAGGCTGTGGGATCATACCTATCGATGTGCATTTTTTGCATATAACCTTGCTAAAATGCAGGGAAAGACCAAACTTCTCGAAGAAATATATGTTTGTGCTCTTTTGCACGATTTAGGTAAGATTGTTTTCAGTTCCATTTATCCGGAAGTATTGGAAAAAATCGACGACTTGAAAGCCGAAAAAAATATTCCCGATCAGGTTATCAAGAGCGTGATGTCGGGGATGGAGCATCAAGCGATCGGTGTTGCAGTTGCTGAAAAATGGCATTTACCCGCCGCTATTATCAATACGATAAAATACCAATATGAACCGGAAGCTGCCCCTAAAAAATATTATGAGCTTATTTCTACGGTCAGTTTTGCTGAATTTATGTTGCAGTTCTTTGACGGAAATATCAGCTACTATCAAATTCCGCCGATTTTGCTTAGGCAGCATAATATTGAAAATGAAGCACAGCTGCGTGAAATATGTGAAAAACTCAATGCAAAATTTCACGAACCGGCCTAA
- a CDS encoding 4'-phosphopantetheinyl transferase superfamily protein, whose amino-acid sequence MTELRIFRHNGLSFEQERTQAREVLKAALVERLPHCPEPLLFEYGKYGKPYLKNAAWHFSVSYTHGVCLIALSDGEIGADIERLRAAKPHVASRCFTDSENRYLYQDMTLFDKRFYELWTQKEAYLKYTGEGFYRSPKSVDVLSHPICNSLYTFVNDDAIISLCGRSIHPVSVYQVSL is encoded by the coding sequence ATGACGGAGTTGCGGATTTTCCGGCACAACGGATTATCTTTTGAACAAGAACGTACACAGGCAAGGGAAGTGCTGAAGGCTGCTCTTGTCGAACGGCTTCCTCATTGTCCCGAACCTCTTTTGTTTGAGTATGGAAAGTACGGGAAGCCGTACCTAAAAAATGCAGCATGGCACTTCAGTGTATCGTATACGCATGGGGTATGCCTCATTGCGTTATCCGATGGTGAGATTGGAGCTGACATTGAACGGCTCCGCGCGGCAAAACCGCACGTTGCAAGCCGTTGTTTTACCGATTCCGAAAACCGCTATCTTTACCAAGACATGACGTTGTTTGATAAACGGTTTTACGAGTTGTGGACACAAAAAGAGGCGTATCTCAAATATACGGGGGAGGGGTTTTATCGTTCACCGAAAAGTGTCGATGTTTTATCCCATCCCATTTGCAACAGTCTCTATACATTTGTAAACGATGATGCAATAATTTCTTTATGCGGCCGAAGCATACATCCCGTTTCGGTCTATCAGGTTTCTTTATAA
- the yqeC gene encoding selenium cofactor biosynthesis protein YqeC: protein MPARINRQCRILNFNRRSIGSLTEKLRLCRGDVVSFIGSGGKTTSMITAANELAAQGLRVAVTTTTKMGAREKGRLDSAVSFFGTEMGEKLSAPPPEVIDSLCDNYDVVLIEADGSKRRAVKGWNDTEPVIHPRTTKTVGLISTRTLGKPVNETWVHRTERFLNITSAKMNKPLRLTHIMQAVFHPNGLFLKAHGTCFVLCVAPRSEHEAIRTAYYRARGRRFGQRGTGSNPYLRFSCPCTGNRKPFRHPPHRCVQ from the coding sequence ATGCCGGCACGCATAAACCGACAATGCCGTATACTCAATTTTAATCGCAGAAGTATAGGTTCCCTCACGGAAAAACTCCGCCTCTGCCGCGGTGATGTCGTGTCTTTTATCGGGAGCGGCGGCAAAACCACCTCCATGATTACTGCGGCAAATGAACTCGCGGCGCAGGGGTTGCGCGTTGCGGTAACTACTACAACAAAGATGGGAGCACGTGAAAAGGGACGGCTTGATTCCGCCGTGTCTTTTTTCGGCACGGAGATGGGAGAAAAGCTGAGTGCTCCGCCGCCGGAAGTCATCGATAGCCTCTGTGATAACTATGATGTGGTTTTAATTGAAGCGGACGGCAGTAAACGGCGGGCAGTCAAGGGGTGGAACGATACCGAGCCCGTCATTCACCCCCGTACCACAAAGACGGTAGGACTTATTTCGACACGGACACTCGGCAAGCCGGTGAATGAAACATGGGTACACCGAACGGAACGATTTTTGAACATTACTTCCGCAAAGATGAATAAACCATTGCGGCTTACTCATATTATGCAAGCGGTTTTTCACCCGAACGGTCTTTTTTTAAAGGCGCACGGTACTTGTTTTGTACTCTGTGTTGCGCCGAGGAGCGAACATGAAGCAATCCGCACCGCTTATTATCGTGCGCGGGGCAGGCGATTTGGCCAGCGGGGTACTGGCAGCAATCCATATTTGCGGTTTTCGTGTCCTTGCACTGGAAACCGAAAACCCTTCCGCCATCCGCCGCACCGTTGCGTTCAGTGA
- the rsmI gene encoding 16S rRNA (cytidine(1402)-2'-O)-methyltransferase, whose amino-acid sequence MASLYVVGTPIGNLGDITVRALEIFKTADYIACEDTRHTLGLLTHFEIRKPLISCRAQNEAEAAQKIIGLLADGKNVAYASDAGTPALSDPGAVLVKLVREAGYPVVPIPGASAFAVMVSIAGTGDSSVLFEGFLSPKQGRRKRRLQELFDMQTGFVLYESPFRIIKLLQDIADIDSMRQVVVGRELTKLHEEILSGSVSDILHTLQERQSIKGEFSVFVSGRA is encoded by the coding sequence GTGGCATCGTTATATGTAGTCGGAACACCGATTGGAAATTTAGGCGATATTACAGTACGGGCATTGGAAATTTTCAAAACGGCCGACTATATTGCCTGCGAGGATACGCGGCACACGCTGGGGCTTTTAACTCATTTTGAGATACGGAAGCCGCTTATTTCGTGCAGGGCGCAGAATGAAGCGGAAGCTGCGCAGAAAATTATCGGTCTATTGGCTGACGGAAAGAACGTCGCTTATGCGAGCGATGCAGGTACTCCAGCTTTGAGCGACCCCGGAGCCGTTCTCGTCAAGCTGGTACGTGAGGCGGGGTATCCTGTCGTCCCCATTCCGGGCGCATCCGCATTTGCGGTTATGGTCAGTATTGCCGGAACGGGTGACTCGTCGGTGCTTTTTGAAGGATTCTTATCCCCTAAACAAGGGCGGAGAAAACGGCGGTTGCAGGAGCTTTTCGATATGCAAACGGGTTTCGTACTCTACGAATCCCCGTTCAGAATTATTAAGCTCTTACAAGATATTGCCGATATTGACAGCATGAGGCAGGTAGTGGTCGGCCGCGAGTTGACCAAACTGCATGAAGAAATTTTATCCGGTTCGGTATCGGATATTTTACATACATTACAGGAGCGGCAATCGATAAAAGGCGAGTTTTCGGTTTTTGTATCCGGAAGAGCTTAA
- the yqeB gene encoding selenium-dependent molybdenum cofactor biosynthesis protein YqeB — MASGVLAAIHICGFRVLALETENPSAIRRTVAFSEAVRIGHCSIEGIEARLIAKEQAAELIVSGNCELPADSKANRSSFIPIAVDPTGELISELQPAAVVDAIIAKKNCGTRLDMAPLVIALGPGFTAGKDAHIVIETMRGHNLARLIYQGTALPNTGVPGLVGGESALRVIHAPVAGTLRVIHDIGSSVARGETIARIIHTDGSVTDVAASLNGIIRGMLPDGFTVRSGLKMADIDPRLTELNNCFTISDKARALGGAVLTALLSRGIVP; from the coding sequence TTGGCCAGCGGGGTACTGGCAGCAATCCATATTTGCGGTTTTCGTGTCCTTGCACTGGAAACCGAAAACCCTTCCGCCATCCGCCGCACCGTTGCGTTCAGTGAGGCTGTTAGGATTGGGCATTGCTCAATAGAGGGAATCGAAGCGCGCCTAATTGCAAAGGAGCAAGCCGCAGAGCTTATCGTTTCCGGTAATTGCGAATTACCCGCCGACTCCAAAGCAAACCGTTCAAGCTTTATCCCCATTGCGGTTGACCCTACGGGAGAGTTGATTAGTGAGTTGCAGCCTGCCGCCGTTGTGGATGCCATCATTGCGAAGAAAAATTGCGGAACGCGCCTCGATATGGCGCCGTTAGTGATTGCGCTGGGGCCGGGCTTTACCGCCGGGAAAGACGCGCACATCGTTATCGAAACCATGCGCGGGCATAATTTAGCGCGCTTGATTTATCAAGGAACGGCGCTCCCCAATACCGGCGTTCCCGGACTGGTCGGCGGAGAAAGCGCCTTGCGGGTTATCCATGCACCGGTGGCAGGTACGCTGCGCGTTATACACGATATCGGCAGCTCGGTTGCCCGCGGCGAAACCATTGCCCGCATCATACATACCGACGGCAGCGTTACCGACGTTGCCGCTTCGCTTAACGGAATAATCCGCGGTATGTTGCCTGACGGGTTTACCGTTCGCAGCGGCCTTAAAATGGCGGACATAGACCCGCGTCTTACCGAATTGAATAACTGCTTTACCATTTCCGACAAGGCGCGTGCGCTCGGCGGGGCGGTATTGACGGCGCTGCTTTCCCGCGGTATTGTGCCGTAA